One segment of Rosa chinensis cultivar Old Blush chromosome 6, RchiOBHm-V2, whole genome shotgun sequence DNA contains the following:
- the LOC112172987 gene encoding DEAD-box ATP-dependent RNA helicase 39 isoform X2, with translation MGGAAKTLLTLSLSSNLFTLSRLPGPATRFSLTKLPKPTRVLTGFRPLCTATATVSPIQVEDQDGLQPLKHSVLLERLRLRHLKNSTKPQNPTSTKSVGYGERQSEDRSGNKKKIEVESFEELGVSEEVLEALREMGIQVPTEIQCIGIPAVLEGKTVVLGSHTGSGKTLAYMLPLAQLLRRDEAQNGIIMKPRRPRAVVLCPTRELSEQVFRVAKFISHHARFRSTMVSGGGRLRPQEDSLNNPIDMVVGTPGRILQHIEDGNLVYGDIKYLVLDEADTMFDRGFGPDIRKFLAPLKNRASKPDGQGFQTVLVSATMTKGVQTLIDEEFQGILHLRTSSLHKKIASARHDFIKLSGSENKMEALLQVLEPSLAKGNRVMVFCNTLNSSRAVDHFLNENQISTANYHGEVPAEQRVENLKKFKSDDGDCPTLVCTDLAARGLDLDVDHVIMFDFPLNSIDYLHRTGRTARMGAKEYCTEDTTFLNVICITVTMKL, from the exons ATGGGAGGAGCAGCAAAGACCCTCCTCACTCTATCTCTCTCCTCAAATCTCTTCACTCTCTCACGTCTCCCAGGACCAGCCACACGCTTCTCTCTCACAAAACTACCAAAACCCACCAGGGTTTTAACAGGGTTTAGGCCTCTTTGCACTGCCACAGCCACCGTTAGTCCCATTCAAGTTGAAGACCAAGACGGACTTCAACCCTTGAAGCATTCCGTGCTTCTTGAGAGGCTTAGGCTCAGGCACCTCAAGAACTCTACTAAACCACAAAACCCAACGAGCACAAAGTCGGTTGGGTATGGGGAGAGGCAGAGTGAGGATAGGTCAGGGAATAAGAAGAAGATTGAGGTTGAGAGTTTTGAGGAATTGGGTGTGAGTGAGGAGGTGTTGGAGGCTTTGAGAGAGATGGGTATTCAAGTTCCTACTGAAATTCAGTGCATTGGAATCCCAGCAGTGTTGGAAGGCAAGACTGTGGTCTTGGGTTCTCATACTGGGTCTGGCAAGACTCTGGCTTACATGTTGCCTCTTGCACAG CTGCTGAGAAGGGATGAGGCCCAAAATGGTATTATAATGAAGCCCAGGCGTCCCCGAGCTGTTGTGCTATGCCCCACTAGAGAGCTGTCTGAGCAG GTGTTTCGTGTTGCCAAGTTCATCAGCCATCATGCAAGATTCAGGTCCACTATGGTAAGTGGTGGTGGTAGGTTGAGACCTCAGGAGGATTCATTGAATAACCCAATTGACATGGTAGTTGGGACCCCTGGAAGGATTCTTCAACATATTGAGGATGGCAACTTGGTTTATGGTGACATCAAATACTTG GTGTTGGACGAGGCAGATACTATGTTTGATCGTGGCTTTGGTCCAGACATTCGCAAGTTTCTTGCCCCATTAAAGAATCGTGCTTCGAAACCTGATGGCCAAGGATTCCAAACTGTTTTGGTCTCTGCCACAATGACAAAG GGAGTGCAAACTCTGATTGATGAGGAGTTCCAAGGAATACTACATTTGCGCACATCCTCACTGCATAAGAAGATTGCATCTGCTCGTCATGATTTCATTAAGCTTTCTGGTTCTGAGAACAAGATGGAAGCATTGCTGCAG GTTCTCGAGCCAAGTTTAGCAAAGGGAAACAGAGTAATGGTGTTCTGCAACACTTTAAATTCCAGCCGTGCTGTGGATCACTTTCTCAATGAAAATCAGATCTCAACTGCCAATTACCACGGTGAGGTGCCAGCAGAACAAAG GGTTGAAAACCTCAAAAAGTTCAAGAGTGATGATGGAGATTGCCCAACATTGGTCTGCACAGACCTAGCTGCAAGGGGACTAGACTTGGATGTAGACCATGTTATCATGTTTGATTTTCCCTTGAATTCT ATCGACTACCTTCATCGTACCGGAAGAACAGCTCGCATGGGTGCAAAAG AGTATTGCACTGAAGATACAACGTTCTTAAACGTCATTTGCATCACAGTAACGATGAAATTGTAA
- the LOC112172987 gene encoding DEAD-box ATP-dependent RNA helicase 39 isoform X1, translating to MGGAAKTLLTLSLSSNLFTLSRLPGPATRFSLTKLPKPTRVLTGFRPLCTATATVSPIQVEDQDGLQPLKHSVLLERLRLRHLKNSTKPQNPTSTKSVGYGERQSEDRSGNKKKIEVESFEELGVSEEVLEALREMGIQVPTEIQCIGIPAVLEGKTVVLGSHTGSGKTLAYMLPLAQLLRRDEAQNGIIMKPRRPRAVVLCPTRELSEQVFRVAKFISHHARFRSTMVSGGGRLRPQEDSLNNPIDMVVGTPGRILQHIEDGNLVYGDIKYLVLDEADTMFDRGFGPDIRKFLAPLKNRASKPDGQGFQTVLVSATMTKGVQTLIDEEFQGILHLRTSSLHKKIASARHDFIKLSGSENKMEALLQVLEPSLAKGNRVMVFCNTLNSSRAVDHFLNENQISTANYHGEVPAEQRVENLKKFKSDDGDCPTLVCTDLAARGLDLDVDHVIMFDFPLNSIDYLHRTGRTARMGAKGKVTSLVAKKNLMLATRIEEAIKKNESLESLSVDSVKRDVARARITPQKASNPKFTRVSNQKSKSRPSGTKYAKTSVQSSKSVKAVKPSNTNNPKKPFSSGRRPSESRRSAAVKSSASKLSVVGFRGRTSWSNKKESSVSN from the exons ATGGGAGGAGCAGCAAAGACCCTCCTCACTCTATCTCTCTCCTCAAATCTCTTCACTCTCTCACGTCTCCCAGGACCAGCCACACGCTTCTCTCTCACAAAACTACCAAAACCCACCAGGGTTTTAACAGGGTTTAGGCCTCTTTGCACTGCCACAGCCACCGTTAGTCCCATTCAAGTTGAAGACCAAGACGGACTTCAACCCTTGAAGCATTCCGTGCTTCTTGAGAGGCTTAGGCTCAGGCACCTCAAGAACTCTACTAAACCACAAAACCCAACGAGCACAAAGTCGGTTGGGTATGGGGAGAGGCAGAGTGAGGATAGGTCAGGGAATAAGAAGAAGATTGAGGTTGAGAGTTTTGAGGAATTGGGTGTGAGTGAGGAGGTGTTGGAGGCTTTGAGAGAGATGGGTATTCAAGTTCCTACTGAAATTCAGTGCATTGGAATCCCAGCAGTGTTGGAAGGCAAGACTGTGGTCTTGGGTTCTCATACTGGGTCTGGCAAGACTCTGGCTTACATGTTGCCTCTTGCACAG CTGCTGAGAAGGGATGAGGCCCAAAATGGTATTATAATGAAGCCCAGGCGTCCCCGAGCTGTTGTGCTATGCCCCACTAGAGAGCTGTCTGAGCAG GTGTTTCGTGTTGCCAAGTTCATCAGCCATCATGCAAGATTCAGGTCCACTATGGTAAGTGGTGGTGGTAGGTTGAGACCTCAGGAGGATTCATTGAATAACCCAATTGACATGGTAGTTGGGACCCCTGGAAGGATTCTTCAACATATTGAGGATGGCAACTTGGTTTATGGTGACATCAAATACTTG GTGTTGGACGAGGCAGATACTATGTTTGATCGTGGCTTTGGTCCAGACATTCGCAAGTTTCTTGCCCCATTAAAGAATCGTGCTTCGAAACCTGATGGCCAAGGATTCCAAACTGTTTTGGTCTCTGCCACAATGACAAAG GGAGTGCAAACTCTGATTGATGAGGAGTTCCAAGGAATACTACATTTGCGCACATCCTCACTGCATAAGAAGATTGCATCTGCTCGTCATGATTTCATTAAGCTTTCTGGTTCTGAGAACAAGATGGAAGCATTGCTGCAG GTTCTCGAGCCAAGTTTAGCAAAGGGAAACAGAGTAATGGTGTTCTGCAACACTTTAAATTCCAGCCGTGCTGTGGATCACTTTCTCAATGAAAATCAGATCTCAACTGCCAATTACCACGGTGAGGTGCCAGCAGAACAAAG GGTTGAAAACCTCAAAAAGTTCAAGAGTGATGATGGAGATTGCCCAACATTGGTCTGCACAGACCTAGCTGCAAGGGGACTAGACTTGGATGTAGACCATGTTATCATGTTTGATTTTCCCTTGAATTCT ATCGACTACCTTCATCGTACCGGAAGAACAGCTCGCATGGGTGCAAAAG GGAAAGTGACGAGTTTGGTTGCTAAGAAGAACCTCATGTTAGCCACTCGTATTGAGGAGGCGATAAAGAAGAATGAGAGCTTAGAATCGCTGAGTGTAGATAGTGTCAAGAGGGATGTTGCCCGTGCCCGCATTACTCCACAAAAAGCAAGCAATCCAAAATTTACAAGAGTCTCAAATCAGAAATCCAAGAGCAGACCATCGGGAACAAAATATGCAAAGACATCTGTTCAGTCATCAAAATCGGTAAAGGCTGTAAAGCCTTCCAACACAAATAACCCTAAGAAACCTTTTTCTTCGGGAAGGAGGCCATCAGAAAGCAGAAGGTCAGCTGCAGTTAAATCATCAGCTTCAAAGTTGAGTGTTGTTGGGTTTAGGGGACGGACTTCTTGGTCTAATAAGAAAGAATCATCAGTGTCCAACTGA
- the LOC112172988 gene encoding uncharacterized protein LOC112172988, producing the protein MARQLHLSQPLPSTLQVGLAALTLLCCALSLFMCASYSHKWRRRWNSCTNFLVDDSPVIQHMQPGDNDESMDDSGDQEDPIWQKNILMGGKCQLPDFSGVIIYDSEGNVTKPDKTPRLTWK; encoded by the coding sequence ATGGCTCGCCAGCTTCATCTATCACAGCCCCTACCAAGCACACTTCAAGTCGGCCTGGCTGCTCTGACCCTTCTATGTTGTGCCCTGTCATTGTTCATGTGTGCTTCTTATTCCCACAAATGGCGGCGTCGGTGGAATTCTTGCACCAACTTTTTGGTCGATGATAGTCCAGTTATACAACATATGCAGCCAGGTGACAATGATGAAAGCATGGATGATAGTGGTGATCAAGAAGACCCAATCTGGCAGAAAAACATACTCATGGGAGGTAAGTGCCAGCTACCAGATTTTTCAGGAGTCATAATCTATGACTCCGAGGGGAACGTCACCAAGCCTGACAAAACTCCTCGTTTAACCTggaagtaa
- the LOC112172908 gene encoding uncharacterized protein LOC112172908, giving the protein MHRRSICKLLLRHQGFSKLSTLNFSTQRVLQSTPFPKPTTSFQPTLSNSPTQFITRRQFSGSGDFDQNKEVDMINLKFAEAREEIEMAMESKETVYFDEEAACARTAVNEVLDSYEALLAKLTEDKRAALQRSMGLKIEQLKAEIEQLNE; this is encoded by the coding sequence ATGCATCGACGATCGATTTGCAAATTGCTTCTGAGGCATCAAGGCTTCTCCAAGCTCTCTACCCTCAACTTCTCGACTCAGCGCGTTTTGCAGTCCACTCCATTTCCAAAACCCACCACAAGTTTCCAGCCTACTCTCTCAAACTCACCGACCCAGTTCATAACTCGCCGCCAATTCAGCGGTTCAGGTGATTTCGATCAGAATAAAGAGGTGGACATGATCAATCTCAAGTTTGCAGAGGCAAGGGAGGAGATAGAGATGGCCATGGAGTCCAAAGAGACCGTCTATTTTGATGAGGAGGCTGCTTGTGCTCGGACTGCTGTCAATGAAGTTCTCGATAGCTATGAAGCTTTGTTGGCGAAGTTGACGGAAGACAAAAGGGCTGCACTGCAGAGGTCTATGGGCCTCAAGATTGAGCAGTTGAAGGCTGAAATCGAACAGCTGAATGAATGA